The Chryseobacterium scophthalmum genome has a window encoding:
- the coaE gene encoding dephospho-CoA kinase (Dephospho-CoA kinase (CoaE) performs the final step in coenzyme A biosynthesis.), with translation MEELLNSESQKSEPDSKPAPKIIGLTGGIGSGKTTVAKFIEDFGFPVYYSDDRAKDIVNDNDDLKVKIKELLGDESYDENGLYNRKFVAEKVFNNKDLLQSLNEIIHPAVRLDFEDWVKKQTKYLIFKETALLFELKLHKQCYRSVLVTAEDNIRIKRVMDRDGKTYREVQSVMEKQMSEKEKIKLADCIIYNNTNLDDLKEQTEKIIFDIE, from the coding sequence ATGGAAGAATTATTGAATTCAGAAAGTCAAAAAAGTGAGCCTGATTCGAAACCTGCGCCCAAAATCATTGGTTTAACAGGAGGAATTGGTTCCGGAAAAACAACCGTTGCAAAATTTATTGAAGACTTCGGATTTCCCGTGTATTATTCGGACGACCGAGCTAAAGATATTGTGAATGATAACGATGATTTAAAGGTTAAAATCAAAGAACTTTTAGGCGATGAATCTTATGATGAAAATGGTCTTTATAATAGGAAATTTGTAGCCGAAAAGGTTTTTAATAATAAAGATTTACTGCAAAGTTTAAATGAAATCATCCACCCTGCTGTTCGCTTAGATTTTGAGGATTGGGTAAAGAAGCAGACCAAGTATTTAATATTTAAAGAAACTGCTTTGCTGTTCGAATTAAAACTTCATAAACAATGTTATCGATCCGTTTTGGTAACTGCAGAAGATAATATCAGAATAAAAAGAGTGATGGATCGGGATGGAAAAACCTACCGTGAAGTACAATCTGTAATGGAAAAGCAAATGTCTGAAAAGGAAAAAATAAAATTAGCAGATTGCATCATCTATAACAACACCAATCTTGATGATCTGAAAGAGCAAACCGAAAAGATTATTTTTGATATTGAATAA
- a CDS encoding FMN-binding negative transcriptional regulator — MFIPKLYKSEDYNLMKEIIRENSFALLISSVDKIRATHSMMMLNEDDPENIYIETHISRANPQAKTLTNGNEVLCDFLGAHTYISSSWYDHINVSTWNYEAVQIYGKVELMNSEELYNHLEKLTYKYEQAQQCPMMVKDMGKEFVEKEMKGAFGLKIIPTEIFIKQKLSQNRKEDDFENIILNLEKGDENGRQIATKMKLLKK, encoded by the coding sequence ATGTTTATTCCTAAATTATATAAAAGTGAAGATTACAATTTGATGAAAGAAATCATCAGAGAAAATTCTTTTGCTTTATTAATTTCCTCGGTGGATAAAATTCGAGCGACTCATTCTATGATGATGCTGAATGAAGATGATCCGGAAAATATTTATATTGAAACTCACATTTCAAGGGCCAATCCGCAAGCGAAAACCCTGACGAACGGAAATGAAGTTCTTTGTGATTTTTTGGGAGCTCACACCTATATTTCGAGCAGTTGGTATGACCACATCAATGTTTCTACATGGAATTATGAAGCGGTACAAATTTATGGAAAAGTTGAGTTGATGAATTCTGAAGAACTGTACAATCATTTAGAAAAATTAACCTACAAATATGAGCAAGCACAGCAATGTCCGATGATGGTGAAAGATATGGGAAAAGAGTTTGTAGAAAAAGAAATGAAAGGTGCTTTTGGTTTAAAAATCATCCCTACAGAGATTTTCATTAAACAAAAATTATCTCAAAACAGAAAAGAAGATGATTTTGAAAATATTATTTTAAATCTTGAAAAAGGTGATGAAAACGGAAGGCAAATTGCCACAAAGATGAAACTACTGAAAAAATAA
- a CDS encoding MBL fold metallo-hydrolase, with product MKLYPIQCGKFKLDGGAMFGVVPKSLWEKTNPADERNLIELGTRSLLVEDGKKLILIDCGLGNKQDDKFFGHYSLWGDDNLDNNLKKYGFVKEDITDVFLTHLHFDHCGGAIEWNDDKSGYRPAFKNAQFWTNENHWQWATEPNAREKASFLKENILPIQESGQLNFLPLPATGNYGFAPDLKMDVIFVDGHTEKQMLPVIQYQEKTIVFAADLIPTAGHIPQVYVMGYDTRPLLTIEEKAKFLKQCVDNDYLLFFEHDAHNELASLKMTEKGVRLDETFSFNDVFGY from the coding sequence ATGAAATTATATCCTATCCAATGCGGAAAATTTAAACTGGACGGAGGTGCCATGTTTGGGGTCGTCCCAAAGAGTTTGTGGGAAAAAACAAATCCTGCAGACGAAAGAAATTTAATAGAACTAGGAACTCGCTCTCTTCTTGTGGAAGACGGAAAAAAATTAATTTTAATTGACTGCGGTCTCGGAAATAAGCAGGATGACAAATTTTTCGGTCACTATTCGCTTTGGGGTGACGATAATTTAGATAATAATTTAAAAAAATACGGTTTTGTAAAAGAAGATATTACCGATGTTTTCCTGACTCATCTTCATTTTGACCATTGCGGTGGCGCTATTGAATGGAACGATGATAAATCGGGTTACAGACCGGCTTTTAAAAACGCACAATTCTGGACCAATGAAAATCACTGGCAATGGGCAACTGAACCTAATGCGAGAGAAAAAGCAAGTTTTTTAAAAGAAAATATACTTCCTATTCAAGAGAGTGGACAACTGAACTTTTTACCACTTCCCGCAACCGGAAATTATGGCTTTGCACCTGACTTAAAAATGGATGTCATTTTTGTTGACGGTCACACAGAAAAGCAAATGTTACCCGTGATTCAGTATCAGGAAAAAACAATTGTCTTTGCTGCCGATTTAATTCCTACAGCAGGACATATTCCTCAGGTTTATGTGATGGGCTATGATACAAGACCATTATTGACGATAGAAGAAAAAGCTAAGTTTCTAAAACAATGTGTAGACAATGATTATCTATTGTTTTTTGAGCACGATGCACACAACGAATTGGCAAGTTTAAAAATGACTGAAAAAGGAGTTCGTCTTGATGAGACTTTCAGTTTTAATGATGTTTTTGGATATTAA
- a CDS encoding fibronectin type III domain-containing protein yields MKKLLLMCQLLFGAFLMAQVNYTQDWTATGLNNWTSGGSVFSRITTANQICGTTGGTIRGNRYSGNEGDFTSPNIPGNNQGVVTMSFDYKITDWSAGTVATPASTIGVNGIAVQYSNNAGGPWITASTISSANHVTANTCATKTVTFSPLAGNLFVRFYITSGTNDSYYYFDNVVMTQGAAPTCLAPSGVTLVNTTATNANISWTAPATPPANGYDVYYNTTGVAPTGTTPLNATNSVQTAATTATIQPLTPITTYYVWVRAKCSGTDLSTWTPMPSFMTLCVPVSVLPWTENFDAMTTLGAGIVPPCWKQITGTNPWTSSSAAGSTTSPGPRSTPNYVRIQWGNTNASQLWTPGFTLTAGTTYEFSFYYHNPEYTGFSGNVLVNSSQSSTGATNLGVFITSTQTTANYTQYKVYYTPTTTGTYNFAVSSSANSVPYYLGVDDFRLRVAPTCIEPLGVVAVSATGNTATVSWNPPATQPANGYQIYYSTTTTPPPTPQVTGIPGTAVSHTIPGLNPSTTYYIWVRAICSATDQSDLSDPVSIMTTQIPAQLPYTQNFTGGNDLGLLNGTQTNKWVRGNVTGNPAQSLYISNDNGVTNGYAHTTSTVHAFRDIQIPVGTTLASFSFDWKGQGEGTTFKYDYLEVWLVPSTYLPVPGTLITAGAGRVSLGQYNLQGTWQSYSNTNLNLTNFANTVMRLVFQWRNDGGGGTQPSIAIDNIVLRVCSNVTPVVTVVPASITHNAATLTWPQDIGGASYQIRYRPVGSTQWLPTTGPITVAAVAGTTNTYAFPQNLLPFTDYEVEVAAVCNTTNVGVFSHNVFKTKCDPTPPNVTITNITSTSALVTWSPLAAGASYELQWREVGTTPWIAAAPTTPQPPANTYLLTGLSSYKTYEVQVRNKCIGSTTFNPWSTSQVFTTIRVCEIPPPGLTITQLNPTSAEVVWDAYTGTGATNNYILRYRKVGLPSWTTVNVSTNTYTITGLLELTKYEMQVANVCTGTPGNYTPEYYFTTPTVVYCPMHSTNFASEFISKVTAKPAGKPEMINITAGSAYSDFTAVPLKYIDMIQGSAGNQIIVDKTLSSGAKAGVAVWIDFNRNGTFDLDERILADGPNTNLTASATFSVPADAFIGSTDKYVVMRVALAKDAIPVNCISFTDGEVEDYTVRISKLPAVNTLNQTDILIYPNPVKSILNVKNVSKKAKYKIYTAAGQIISSGIILNNKIDVSRLINGLYVIDIDDVQGTAQRKFIKE; encoded by the coding sequence ATGAAAAAACTTCTACTTATGTGCCAATTACTTTTTGGCGCATTTCTCATGGCCCAAGTGAACTATACACAAGATTGGACAGCCACGGGACTTAATAACTGGACATCTGGTGGATCTGTTTTCTCTAGAATTACTACTGCAAACCAAATTTGTGGTACTACTGGGGGAACGATACGAGGTAATAGATATAGTGGAAATGAAGGAGATTTTACTTCTCCTAACATTCCAGGAAATAATCAGGGTGTTGTAACAATGTCTTTTGATTATAAAATCACCGACTGGTCTGCTGGAACAGTTGCAACTCCCGCATCAACAATTGGTGTAAATGGTATTGCTGTGCAATATTCAAACAACGCAGGGGGACCATGGATTACTGCATCTACTATTAGTTCTGCAAATCACGTTACAGCTAATACCTGTGCAACAAAAACTGTAACATTTAGTCCGTTAGCGGGTAATTTATTTGTAAGATTTTATATTACTTCAGGTACAAACGATAGCTATTACTACTTTGATAATGTAGTAATGACTCAAGGTGCGGCTCCTACTTGTTTGGCACCTTCTGGAGTTACCTTAGTAAATACAACAGCTACGAATGCAAATATTTCTTGGACAGCACCAGCTACACCTCCTGCAAATGGTTATGATGTATATTATAACACAACGGGTGTTGCTCCGACAGGTACTACTCCATTAAATGCAACCAATTCTGTACAAACTGCAGCTACAACTGCGACTATTCAACCATTAACACCTATTACAACATATTATGTTTGGGTTAGAGCAAAATGTAGTGGTACTGATTTAAGTACTTGGACTCCGATGCCGTCATTTATGACTTTGTGTGTACCAGTGTCTGTGCTTCCTTGGACAGAAAACTTTGATGCTATGACCACTCTAGGTGCTGGAATTGTTCCCCCTTGTTGGAAGCAAATTACTGGAACTAATCCTTGGACATCTTCAAGTGCTGCAGGATCAACGACATCTCCCGGACCAAGATCTACACCAAACTATGTTAGGATTCAATGGGGTAATACAAACGCAAGCCAGTTATGGACACCAGGATTTACACTAACTGCTGGAACGACTTATGAATTTTCATTCTATTATCATAACCCGGAATATACTGGATTTTCAGGTAATGTTTTAGTAAATTCTTCCCAATCTTCTACGGGGGCTACGAATTTGGGAGTATTCATCACTTCTACACAAACTACAGCTAATTATACCCAATATAAAGTATATTACACACCTACAACTACGGGAACATATAATTTTGCTGTAAGTTCATCTGCTAATTCTGTACCTTATTATTTAGGTGTTGATGATTTCCGATTAAGAGTTGCTCCTACTTGTATAGAGCCGTTAGGGGTAGTAGCAGTTAGTGCCACAGGAAATACAGCTACTGTATCTTGGAATCCGCCAGCAACACAACCTGCAAATGGATATCAAATTTATTATAGTACAACAACCACACCTCCTCCTACACCACAAGTAACGGGTATTCCTGGTACAGCGGTTAGCCATACAATTCCGGGGCTAAACCCAAGTACTACCTATTATATTTGGGTTAGAGCAATATGTAGTGCAACAGATCAGAGTGATTTATCAGATCCTGTATCTATTATGACAACACAAATTCCTGCGCAGCTTCCTTATACTCAGAATTTTACTGGAGGAAATGATTTGGGATTATTAAACGGAACACAGACCAATAAATGGGTACGAGGAAATGTAACAGGAAACCCTGCTCAATCATTATATATATCTAATGACAATGGTGTAACAAACGGGTATGCACATACAACAAGTACTGTACATGCATTTAGAGATATTCAGATTCCGGTAGGAACTACACTTGCATCATTCTCTTTTGATTGGAAAGGGCAAGGTGAAGGAACAACATTTAAATATGATTATTTGGAAGTTTGGTTAGTACCATCTACATATTTACCGGTTCCAGGGACGTTAATTACTGCAGGAGCAGGAAGAGTTTCTTTAGGACAGTATAACCTTCAGGGGACTTGGCAGTCTTATTCTAATACCAATTTAAATCTTACCAATTTCGCCAATACTGTAATGCGTTTAGTATTCCAATGGAGAAATGACGGTGGAGGCGGTACTCAGCCTTCGATTGCAATTGATAATATTGTACTAAGAGTTTGTAGTAATGTTACTCCTGTTGTTACAGTAGTACCTGCTTCTATTACACATAATGCAGCAACTCTTACTTGGCCACAAGATATTGGAGGGGCTTCTTATCAAATCAGATACAGACCTGTAGGTTCTACTCAATGGCTTCCTACAACTGGTCCTATTACTGTAGCTGCTGTAGCTGGAACTACAAATACCTATGCTTTCCCACAAAACTTATTACCATTTACTGATTATGAAGTGGAAGTTGCAGCCGTTTGTAATACAACCAATGTAGGGGTATTCTCACATAACGTATTTAAAACCAAATGTGATCCTACGCCTCCAAACGTGACGATTACTAACATTACTTCAACCTCAGCTTTAGTAACTTGGAGCCCTCTTGCTGCAGGTGCAAGTTATGAATTGCAATGGAGAGAAGTTGGTACAACACCATGGATTGCAGCTGCGCCTACTACTCCTCAACCTCCTGCTAATACTTACCTTCTTACAGGTTTAAGTTCTTATAAAACTTATGAAGTACAAGTAAGAAATAAATGTATTGGGTCTACAACTTTCAATCCTTGGTCTACATCTCAAGTGTTTACTACTATTAGAGTTTGTGAAATTCCGCCTCCGGGATTAACAATTACTCAGCTGAATCCTACATCAGCAGAAGTAGTTTGGGATGCTTATACTGGTACTGGAGCTACTAATAATTACATATTAAGATACAGAAAGGTAGGATTACCAAGTTGGACGACTGTTAACGTAAGTACTAATACTTATACAATAACAGGATTATTAGAACTTACGAAATATGAAATGCAGGTAGCCAATGTTTGTACTGGTACACCGGGTAATTACACACCTGAATACTATTTCACAACACCAACTGTAGTGTACTGCCCGATGCATTCAACGAACTTTGCTTCAGAATTTATTTCAAAAGTAACAGCAAAACCGGCAGGTAAACCAGAGATGATTAATATTACAGCAGGTTCAGCTTATTCAGACTTTACAGCAGTTCCTTTAAAGTATATTGATATGATTCAAGGCTCTGCAGGTAACCAGATTATAGTGGATAAAACACTTAGTTCGGGAGCTAAAGCGGGAGTAGCAGTTTGGATTGACTTCAACAGAAACGGAACTTTCGATCTTGATGAAAGAATTTTAGCGGATGGTCCGAATACGAATCTTACAGCAAGTGCTACATTCTCTGTACCAGCTGATGCTTTCATAGGATCTACAGATAAGTATGTTGTTATGAGAGTTGCGTTGGCTAAAGATGCGATTCCTGTAAACTGTATCAGCTTTACGGATGGTGAAGTAGAAGATTACACTGTAAGAATTTCTAAACTACCGGCTGTTAATACACTTAATCAAACAGATATCCTGATTTATCCAAACCCAGTTAAATCAATTCTGAATGTTAAGAACGTTAGCAAAAAAGCTAAGTACAAGATTTACACTGCAGCTGGTCAGATCATCTCAAGCGGAATCATCTTAAATAATAAGATTGATGTAAGCAGATTGATCAACGGTTTATACGTAATTGACATTGATGATGTTCAGGGCACAGCTCAGAGAAAATTCATTAAAGAATAA